TTGCCGATTCCCGCGATTTCCGTTACGGTCAAGCCGTCGATTCCTTCAAGGGCCAGAGCTTGCCGAACGTCGGCAAAAACAGAATGGCGAATAATAGTTTCAATCTTTTTCATGCTACTTCCTCCTTATGTTAGGTTTTCTAACATGGTTTGCGTGTTAGGTTTGTTAACATATTAATCAATATTTTCTGACAATGCAAGTGTTATTTTTAATATATGTTAGGTTTTCTTACGTGAAAGCGATTGCAAATCGCGCTAATTAACGAAAAAATAAAATTCGATGAATGTAGGAAAGGGTGATAGGAATGTATAGAATTTCTCAAGAATTAGCGGAAATGGGCAAGAAGCGTATCGAAGGGTTTCCGGTAGATGGTTTTGTCTGGGGAACTGGCCCGGAGTCTCCTGCTTTGATGCTGGTTGGAGAAGCGCCAGGGGAGAACGAAGTGGAAACGGGCATCCCGTTTACTGGTCGCGCCGGCAAAGAATTGATGGCATCACTCGAAGGCGTCGGACTCACGCGAGAGGATGTCTATATTACGAGTGCGGTCAGAAGCCGGCCGTATAAATGGGGAGAAAAACGTAGCCGCGGGGGTGAAATGATAAAGCGTAAGTACAACCGTGCCCCCACCAAAAAAGAAATCATTGCTCATGCACCGATTCTGGATGAAGAAATCCGTGCGGTAAAACCGCCTGTAATTGTAACGCTCGGCAATGTCGGCCTGCAGCGACTCATTGGGCGAGAGGCTAAGATCATGCAATTGCACGGAGTTTTAATGGAAACGCCAATTCTTTACTGGGACGAAGAAGCGAGCGCGTTCTTGGAAACGAAAGAGAGCTATCATATTTTTCCGACGTTTCATCCGGCAAGCGTCTTTTACAACCCGCCTGTTCGGGAGCATAAAGATGCGGATTGGGAAAAGCTCGGGCGGTTACTGCGCAACGAAGTGTATAAATAATGGAAAAGCTCTCTTCATTGAAGAAAGTTGTGCAAAGGAAACTTCTGGAGTAGAATAGCTTTATTCATTACTACTGGAAGGAAGTTGGCTCTATGGACAGTACGGTTTTATTCGCCCTTGGCTTGACGCTTTTTGCAGGGCTTGCAACCGGGATCGGCAGTTTGATCGCATTCTTCGCTTCGCGCACCAATACGAAGTTCCTGTCCGTATCACTCGGATTTTCGGCGGGGGTCATGATTTATGTCTCCATGATCGAAATTTTCTTTAAAGCGAAAGACGCGTTGACAGCAGCGCAAGGAGAGACGACTGGCTATTGGCTGACGCTCGCGGGCTTTTTTGGCGGGATGGTTTTCATGGCAGTTCTTGACCGCATCCTGCCGCAAATGGGTAATCCCCATGAAGTACGGACGGTGGAAGACATGGATGAAGGGCCGACGAATGACGAATATGCCCGGCTCCGCAAGATGGGAATTTTCACGGCGCTCGCCATTGCGATCCACAATTTTCCGGAAGGCATCGCGACATTCATGTCAGCGATTCAGGATCCTGCGCTCGGCATCGCCATCGCGATCGCAGTGGCAATCCACAATATTCCGGAAGGCATCGCAGTGTCGGTACCCATCTACTATGCGACTGGCAGCCGCAAGAAAGCATTCCAATACAGCTTTCTCTCAGGGGTCTCCGAACCAGTCGGCGCGATTGCCGCATGGCTGTTTTTGATGCCGTTTTTGAGCGATACTTTGTTCGGCATTATTTTCGCGGGCGTTGCGGGGATCATGGTATTCATCTCGCTGGATGAGTTGTTGCCAGCTGCGAAGCGCTACGACGAAGCCCATCTATCGATTTACGGATTGGTTGCCGGAATGGCAGTTATGGCTCTTAGCCTTGTTCTTCTCGTATAACTTGAAACCTGACGCTTCTTTGGCCGTATAACGGGTCAAGGAGGCGTTTTTCGATGGAAGTCAAAAAAATCGAGGAAACTTACGAGCGGATTTCAAAAGCGCTAGGCTGGACGACTGATAAGCAGGTATCGCTTGCAGTTGCGATGATTTATTTGAGCCGCGGCCGTGAATTTGATGAGGACGCTCATCATCAGGTTTCTCAGCTTATCAAAAATCAAGAAGGATTCTTGTCGCCGCTGCGTGCGCACCTTCACCATATCGTCACGGCTTACCTGACGCTTGGAGAAAAGCCTGCACAAGAAGCGTTGGAATTGCTAAATGCTAACCAACGAGCTTTGAACGAGCACAAGTTCTGGAAGAGTTCCTATACTTATCTCGGCGGTTTGATGATGACAAAGCCAGAAGAAGCGGGGCGTGCGAGGGAATTGTATAAGGCCATGCAAACCCACCATCCTTTCCTTACGTCAAGTGAAGATATCCCATACGTTGCCTTGTTGTCGAATCAAGAAGGTGATGTGCGGGAGCGTGCGGAAACCATGAACCGTTATTATAAGGAGTTGCGCCCTCAAGGGTTTTCAGCCGGCAACCAGCTGCAATGGCTAAGTCAGGTCCTGACATTCGATTCGCCCGTATTTCAGCCGGAAGTGGCAGGTCGAGTCGTGGCAATTCGTGATTTTCTGAAAGCGGAAAAGATAAAAGTGCGTGTGGAACATTATCCCGTGCTGGGCTTTTTGGCTGTCGCAAAAGCGGATGGAGAAGCTTTGCGTAAGGTTGTGGATATGGCCCGTGAGCTAGAAGCGTCGAAATTATTCCGTTGGTACGGTCAGTGGGTTCTCCCATCAGCAATCCAATTGACCTTGGCAGAATCAGTGCAGCTTCATGAAAAAGGCGTGGCGGTATTCGCGGCTTCGATCGAAATGCTTTTGCAGGCCCAGCAAGCAGCGATGATGCTCGGCATGAGTGCAATCATCGCTTCTTCTAATAATTCCGGGAGCTGATTACGAAGCTCTCAGACATCCCTTGTCACTTTATGCCTGTAGCGGTATAGTTAGGGTGTAAAAAATAACAGACAAGTGTCAAGACAAGGGGAAAGAATATGACAACTACGACAGAAAAAAATACAAAACCTATTTCACAACGAAAATTATTGGGCGTCGCGGGACTTGGTTGGCTGTTTGATGCCATGGACGTCGGAATTTTGGCGTTTGTTATTGCGGCGCTTCACGAAGATTGGGGACTGACTTCCCAGCAGATGGGCTGGATCGGCAGCGTCAACTCGATTGGGATGGCTGTGGGCGCATTCGTCTTCGGCATTTATGCCGACCGTGTCGGGCGCAAGAAAATTTTCATCATCACCTTATTATTGTTCTCGCTGGCGAGCGGCATCTCGGCGTTTACTACGACGCTTGCCGCTTTCCTAATCTTGCGTTTCTTTGTCGGCATGGGACTTGGCGGAGAATTGCCGGTCGCTTCGACTTTGGTGTCAGAAAGTGTCCCGGCAAAGGATCGCGGTCGGGTGGTTGTATTGCTTGAAAGTTTTTGGGCTGCCGGCTGGCTGGTTGCTGCGATTATTTCGTACTTCATCATCCCTGAATACGGCTGGCGGATCGCGCTATTGCTGACGGCCTTGCCTGCTTTTTATGCATTGTATTTGCGCATCAATTTGCCGGATTCGCCGCAGTTCACAGCGAAAAAAGACGTGCTGCGCTCGGTTTCGACGAATATCCGTGATGTCTGGTCGAAAACTTACCGGCGTCCGACAATCATGCTGTGGATTGTTTGGTTTACTGTGGTGTTCTCTTATTATGGAATGTTCCTGTGGCTTCCGAGTGTTATGGTCATGAAAGGCTTTCCCCTCATTCAAAGTTTCCAATATGTGCTGATCATGACGCTTGCGCAATTGCCAGGATATTTCTCAGCAGCTTGGCTGATTGAGCGCGCTGGCCGGAAATTCGTGTTGGTGACGTATTTGATCGGAACAGCCGCTTCCGCACTAGCTTTCGGCAACGCCGATACGGTTACTGCGCTGGTAGTGTCTGGAGCGTTCTTGTCATTTTTCAACCTAGGGGCATGGGGAGCGCTTTACGCTTACTCGCCTGAACAGTATCCAACCGTTATTCGCGCCACAGGCACAGGAATGGCCGCGTCGTTTGGGCGCATCGGAGGCATTCTCGGGCCGCTTCTTGTTGGTTCCATGCTGACGGCAGGATTTGGGCTCAATGTGATTTTTGCGATTTTCTGCGTCTCGATATTGATCGGCGCAATGGCGGTCGCTTTCCTTGGGACTGAAACGAAACAGATGGAATTGGAATGAAGAAACGTGGGCCTGGGAGGGTCCGCGTTTTTATTTTCACTAAATCGTAAAGGGGAATGAGGGGGAAATGGCCAATAAGTTAAGAAACAACTGAATTTAATGGAAATGGGTGTGGGAACATGGAGTGGAAATGGTACCGAGAAATTGATTTGTATATGGAAAAAGTACGTCCGTTGTTGGAGCAAAGGGAAGATCTATATAGTTTATTTCTCGGCGTGCTCGGCCAGATCGAACAAGGGCGCTACAATAGCTTCTTTTTAGGGCTTGCAGAAGATGCGGAAGGAATGGCTGCACTGGCCTTGATAACACCGCCACATCCTTTGCAATTGATCGTTTTACGTGAGGAAGAAGTTGTGACAGCATTGGCGGCTGCAGAATTCCGCCGTGCCGAGATCGCTGTTTCCGGGGTCATCGGGGACAAGGCGACAGCTAGTAAATTTGCTGCGGCTTGGGGAGGAACTGCAGACATTGCGATGGACCAAGGCTTGTACCGAATCGACGCAGTGCAGAGAAAACTAGAAAAAAGCCCCGGCAGCTGGCGAGTGGCGAATCGTCTAGATGCGCCTTTGTTAGTGGAATGGTATCAATTGTTTAGTGAAGAAACCGATATTGGAAATCCCTCATTAGAAGAGTCCGAAGAAAAAATCGGCGACTTCATCTTGCGCAAGGAAGTATTTCTCTGGGAAGACGAAGGGCACGTTGTGTCTTGCATGAAAAAAGCGCGTCCATCCAAGCATGGCATTACCGTTTCGTTTGTTTTTACGCCCAAAGAATGGCGAAAAAAAGGCTATGCCCGGACACTTGTTGCCGAAGTTACAGAAGAGCTGCTGAATGAGTATGATTTTGCTATGCTTTATACAGACCTGTCAAACGGCACTTCCAATAAAATTTACAAGGAAATCGGCTATGAACAGATCGCCAATCCGGTCCACTTGAAACTTGAAGAGCCGGCGGGGGAGTAAAGCCCTGTGTATAAGGGTATAGAAAAACGACCAATTGAAAGGGGGCGAAGCGAATGATCCGCTTTGACAAGGTCACAAAACGCTTTCCAGATGGGACGGAAGCGTTGAAAGACATTACGCTCGATCTGCCCGCGCGCCAGCTAACGGCCATTATTGGCCCAAGTGGTTGCGGCAAAACGACCTTAATGAAAATGGTGAACAAGCTGGAAAATCCGACAGCAGGCGCCATATACATAGACGATGAGCCGATCACCGGCATGGACGAGGTGAAGTTAAGGCGGTCGATTGGTTATGTCATCCAACGCATCGGCCTGTTTCCGCATATGACCATTGCTGATAATGTCTCGCTGGTGCCGAAGCTATTGAATTGGCCTGCAGATAAAACCAACGAACGTTCAAGAGAACTGCTGCAACTTGTCGGATTGGATCCGGACGTCTTTATGGACAGGTATCCGTTGGAATTGAGCGGAGGCCAGCAGCAACGAGTCGGCGTCGTCCGTGCGCTCGCGGGAGACCCGAACATCGTCTTGATGGATGAACCGTTTTCGGCTCTCGACCCAATCAGCCGGGAACAATTGCAGGACGAGCTGCGCCATTTGCAGCAAGAAATCCATAAAACGATTATTTTTGTCACCCACGATATGGACGAGGCCTTGAAAATTGCCGATACCATCGTCGTGATGAAAGATGGCCAAGTCGAGCAAATTGGAACGCCGCAACAATTGATCGATGAACCCGCAAACGAATTTGTGCGGAATTTCATCGGTACCGAACGCATTAACCAGAAACGTTCATTTGGAGAGCGGCGTTTGAAGGAGTTTGTGTCTCTTTTTGAGACAGATTGGGCTGGAGAGGCCGAGCCGGCAGAGGCAGGAATGTCAGTCGGCGATGCCCATCAGCTATTGGAGCAAAGCGGCAAGCCGCGCCTCGCTGTAGTCGATAAAGGTGAAGTGGTCGGATTCGCCGGAGAACGTGAACTCTTGAGAGCTGCTCTTCAGGCAGGGAAGGGGGCAACGGCATGAATGCATTTTTCGATACACTTATTAGCAGGCAAGATATGATACAAGATGCCTTTATTGAACACATCTATTTATCATTTGTAGCAGTGGCGATTGGTATTGCTATCGCTTTGCCGACGGGCGTCATTATCGCTCGCTACCGGCGCTTTGCTGAACCGGTTATCGGTGTGACGGCGATATTTCAAACGATACCAAGTTTAGCGTTGTTCGGGTTTTTAGTGCCCATTCTTGGCATCGGCTCGCCGACAGCTTTAATTGCATTGATCATCTATGCGCTATTGCCAATCTTACGGAATACATATGCCGGCATTGTCGGAGTTGATGGATCGACGATTGAGGCAGGGCGCGGTATGGGCATGACGAGAACGCAGATTTTACGTCAAATCGAACTGCCGCTTGCGCTGCCGTTTATCATGGCAGGCGTCCGTACTGCAACGGTTTTGACGGTCGGCATCGCGACGCTCGCCACTTTTGTTGGTGCGGGCGGGCTTGGCGACATTATTTACCGCGGTCTGCAATCGTATAATAACTCTTTGGTGCTTGCGGGCGCCTTGCCGGTTGCTTTATTGGCGATCGGGTTCGACTTGATCTTGAAATGGATCGAAAAACGGGCCACGCCAAAAGGCTTGAAAATCTAAAGCAGGCAGTGATGCCGTGAGCGGAAATGGTATGATAAATAAGGAAAGTAGGCTCGAAACGGGCCGTAAAGGGGGAGCATCAATGAAAAAAACAGCATTTGGCATCTTGCTTGGAACGTCCGCAGTCTTAGCGGCATGCAGCGGCGGGGGAGCGGATTCGGAACCGATCATTATCGGAGGCAAGCCTTGGACAGAACAATACATTCTGCCACATATTGTCGGACAGTATATCGAGGCGAATTCCGATTATAGCGTGGAATACGAAGAAGGGCTCGGGGAAGTATCGATTTTGACGCCAGCACTTGAGCAAGGCGATATCGACATGTACGTCGAATACACCGGAACCGGCTTGAAAGACGTCTTGAAGCGGGAGTCGACGCCAGGACAGTCTTCTGAAGAAGTATTAGAAGAAGTGCGGGCGGGTTATGAAGAAGAATTGGGTGCTACATGGCTCGAACCACTCGGATTTGAAAACGGTTATACGTTGGCATACGCCAAAGACTACGACGCGGACACTTATTCGGATCTTGCGGAAATCTCGAAATCTGAAGACATGACTTTCGGGGCACCGCATCCATTTTATGAACGCCAAGGAGACGGCTATGATGACATGGTTGCCACATACCCATTCGAGTTTTCAGCGACTGAAAGCTTCGATCCGGCGATTATGTATGAAGCGGTCCAAAATGGAGACGTCGATGTGATCCCGGCCTTCACAACCGACAGCCGCATCGACTTGTTCGACTTAAAAACGACAGAAGACGACCAGTCGTTTTTCCCGAAATACGATGCAGTACCGGTCGTCCGGATGGAAACGCTCGAAGAATATCCTGAACTTGAGGAGTTGCTGAACGAACTTGCCGGACAGATCACAGAAGAAGAAATGCTTGCGATGAACTCGCGGGTTGATGCAGACCAAGAAATCCCGAACGAAGTAGCGCGTGAATTCCTGATTGAAAAAGGTTTAATCGAAGAATGATCACAAACTCTGCGGCATGTTGCTGCAGGGTTTTTTTATGTGCAAGAATGGTTGGTAGTTTTCCGTGTAGTAATCCGTGGAAGAGTCTTGTACAATAAATGAAGGTGAGTGAATAGTCATTCAATTCAGTTTAATATAATGAAAGCGATTTCATATTAGGAGTGATAGTAGATGAGAGAGGTAGTCATCGTTGAAGGGGTTCGGTCGCCAGTCGGCAGGCGCAAAGGCAAATTAAATGAAATGCGCCCGGATGAACTGGCAGCTGTCGTGCTAGAGGGATTGATGAAACGGGCGGGCGTCGACAAAGGCTTGGTAGAAGACGTCATTCTCGGTTGTGTTTCTCAATCGGGAGAACAAGGCGGCAATATCGCAAGAACCGCGGCATTGATCGCCGGCTTCCCGGATTCTGTGCCTGGGGTAACCATCGACCGCCAATGCGGATCGAGCCAGCAAGCTGTTCACTTTGGTGCGCAGGCGATTCTTGCGGGTGATATGGATATTGTTATTGCAGGCGGCGTGGAAAGCATGACGCGTGTCCCGATGTTCTCTAATATGCAAGGGGCGCAGCCGAGTGGAAAATTGACCGATCAATACGAAATCATCAATCAAGGTTTATCAGCAGAACGCATTGCGGCACAATGGGGATTCAGCCGGCAGCAATTAGATGCGTATGCAGTTAAGAGCCATGAACGCGCGCAAAATGCTATTGAAAGCGGACACTATGACAAGGAAATTGTCTCGATTGAAGTGCCGGAAGAACAAAGCGGTTTCCAGAAAGTCGCGACAGACGAAGGGCCAAGAGCTGGGACGACCGAAGAGGTGCTCGCTGGGTTGAAACCTGCTTTTGATGAACAAGGCGTTATTACGGCAGGCAACGCCAGCCAAATGAGTGACGGGGCATCCGCTGTCTTATTGATGTCGAACGAAAAAGCGCAGGAGCTTGGATTGAAACCGAAAGCGCGTATTCTTGCCCGCACAGTAGTCGGATCCGATCCAACGTTGATGTTGACGGGGCCGATAGCGGCGACGAAAAAAGTGCTGGCGAAAGCCGGACTGTCAATTGAAGATATGGACCGCTATGAAGTGAATGAAGCCTTTGCGCCTGTTCCGCTCGCATGGCTTTCAGATATCGGGGGAGATCCGGATAAGCTTAACGTCAACGGTGGCGCGATTGCATTGGGGCATCCTTTAGGTGCGACCGGAACGAAATTATTGGTATCGCTCGTTCACGAACTTGAGCGCTCGGATAGCCGTTACGGCTTGCTGGCTATTTGTGAAGGCATGGGAATGGCCAATGCGACGATCATTGAACGGCTTTCTTAATTTGATCAAGACATAATTAAAGGGGAGAGAGAAATGGATTTTTCTAAAGTGAAAGCAATCGTCACTGGAGGAGCTTCTGGATTAGGGGAAGCAACAGTGCGCCACATTGCAGAAAGCGGAGGTCGTGCAGTCATTTTCGATCTTAACGAAGAGCGTGCGCAGGCAGTCATGGCTGATTTCGACGAGGGGCAAGTCGGTTATATCGAAACGGATGTGACGAATGCGCTTCAAGTGGAAGAAAGTGTGGGAATAGCAGTCGATCAACTAGGCCATATCAATCTGCTGGTTAATTGCGCAGGCATCGCCACGCCAGGAAAAGTCGTGTCAAAAGGACAGCCGCTAGCATTTGAACGTTTTGAAAAAGTTATCCAAGTCAATTTAGTCGGCAGTTTCAATGTCTTGCGTGTGGTAGCGGCCGCAATGCAAGGCAACGAATCGAATGAAGAAGGAGAGCGCGGCGTCATTATTTCGACCGCCTCTGTCGCAGCCTTTGAAGGGCAAATCGGCCAAGCAGCTTATAGCGCATCAAAAGGTGGGATCGTCTCAATGACTTTGCCGATTGCCCGTGAACTCGCACGTGATGGCATTCGCGTCTTAGCGATTGCGCCAGGACTTATGCAAACGCCAATGTTCGAAGGCTTGCCAGAATCCACCATCGCTTCGCTGTCTGCGACGGTGCCGTTTCCCGCACGCCTAGGCCGTCCTGTTGAATACGCCAAATTGGTCAAAAGCATTGTCGACAATCCGTTATTGAATGGCGAAGTGATTCGTTTGGACGGCGCGATTCGCATGCAACCGAAATAAGGGAAGTAAAGGGAGTGGGAATGATGGCGAGATATCGTTTTGAAGAAGAAGAACATACAATGTTCCGTAAATCCTTGCGTAAATTTTTAGAGAAAGAAGCGGTGCCCTATTACGAACAATGGGAAAAAGACCGCCTCATCCCAAAATCATTCTGGAGAAAACTTGGGGATATGGGCTTTTTATGCCCTCAAGTAGAAGAGCAGTATGGTGGGCTTGGCCTTGATTTTCGCTACGGCGTCATTATCGGCGAAGAGATGGAACGCGTCGGGGCGAGTTTGACGGGTGTCGGACTTCACAATGACATTACCGTTCCTTATATTGAAGCATATGGAACAGATCAACAGAAACAAGATTGGCTTCCAGGGTGTATTAGCGGTGAATACATTACAGCCATCGCGATGACGGAACCGGGGGCTGGGTCGGATCTCGCCAGTATTTCCGCAACAGCTGTAAAAGACGGTGACCATTATATTGTTAACGGCCAGAAGACCTTTATCACCAACGGCATCAATTGTACGCATGTATTGGTAGTCGTCAAAACCGATTCGAAAGCGGAGCCGAAGCATAAAGGCATCTCGTTGTTGATGGTCGAAGAAGGGACACCTGGGTTCACGAAAGGACGCAAGCTCGATAAAGTCGGACTTCACGCACAAGACACCTCAGAGTTGTATTTCGAAGATTGCCGGGTGCCTACCGGAAATCTCGTGGGAGAAGAGAACCGAGGCTTTACATACTTAATGGAAAAATTGCAGCAGGAGCGGCTCGTCGTGGCGCTTGCCGCACAAATCGCATCGGAAGACATGCTCGAGATGACGATCGATTATGTGAAATCCCGCAAAGCATTCGGCAAGCCCATCAGCGCATTTCAGAACACTCAGTTCAAGCTAGTGGAGATGGCAACGGAGATTGAACTGGGCAAAGCGTTTTTAGAGTCGTTGATCGAAGACCATATGGCAGGAAAAGACGTCGTCTCGAAAGTGTCGATGGCGAAATATTGGCTGACAGAGACGGCGAAGAAAATTTCGAGCGACTGCATGCAATTACACGGTGGCTATGGGTATATGGAAGAATATAAAATCGCCCGTCGCTACCGGGACATTCCGGTGGCTGCGATTTATGCCGGATCGAATGAAATTATGAAAACCATCATCGCTAAACGGATGGGGCTGTGAAGAAGACGGTTCCAAGTCGCGGGCTTCTAGAAAGCTTGATTGGCTTGCAGGAGTTACCACTTGACAGAATATACAAAACCTTTTAGTATGAAGGACAACTTGTTGGTAGCGGCAAGTCTATTCGAGAGAAGAGTTAGCAAAGATGAGAACAGAACAGTAGAAATCTAAGAGTGAGACGAGTAGGCAGTGGTGTTCATGTAGAGAGTCAGCGGGTGGTGAAAGCTGATTGGATGCGCTGTGCGAATGGACTTATGAGAGCCAGCCGGAAAGCGGAAGCGAGTATGGCGGACGTATCCCTGCGTTAAAGGGAAAGGCTGAAGAAGCCTGATTAAGTGAGTGCAAAATGCATTAATGCGTGGTGGTACCGCGGTTAAAACCGTCCCCGCAACCGGAGTAAGTCCCGGTTGCGGGGATTTTTGCATTTAAAAACGAGACGAGGAGAGATTGAGATGAGCAGAGCAGAGAATATGAATGAACAAACAATGAAGCAACAAGCGATAGAATTATTAGAAGGACGCATGAGTCACCAGCAGATGACAGACTTGTTGAGTGGATTGCACGAAAAAGGTGAGACGGCCGATGAGTTGGTCGGTATGGTCCGCGCAATGCGCGAAAAAGCGGTGAAGCTCCCAGAAATGACGGGCGAACTGGTCGATGTTTGCGGGACGGGCGGCGACAAATCCTTTAGTTTTAATATCAGTACGTTGACAGCGTTTGTCTTGGCAGGATGCGGCATGAGAGTGGCAAAGCACGGCAATCGCAGCGTATCCAGCAAGACCGGCAGTTCGGACTTATTGGAAGAGATCGGGATTTCCACTCAATTGCCCTTAACTGAAATTCCGTCACTGGTTGAACAGACGGGTATCGCGTTTTTGTTCGCGCCAGCGGTTCATCCGGCGCTCGGGGGCTTGCGTGAAGTGCGCAAGGAAATCGGGACGCCAACCATTTTCAATTTGGTTGGCCCTCTCGCGAATCCTCTGCCTATAACCGTCCAAATGAGCGGGGTGTACCGTTCGGACATGATGGAACCGATGGCGGATGCATTGATGCGACTTGGCAGAAAACGTGGAGCCATCGTCCACGGAGCAGGCGGGCTGGATGAATTGTCGCTTTCTGGAACCAACCAATTGATTGTTTTTGACGAAAATGGCAAGCGTAGCATGACGGTTCACCCTCATGAAGTAGGACTTGAGACAGCACCGATCGAAGCGATTCGCGGTGGCGATTCAAAACGCAATGCCGAAATTTTCCAAGAAGTCATCAGCGGGACGCCGAGTGCTTATTTGGATACGGTGGCGCTCAATGCAGGAACGGTCCTTTACGTAAGCGGTCGCGCCGCAAGCATTTCTGAAGGCGTACATCAAGCAAGAAAATCCATCATTTCAGGAGAAACGGCGCGTGTTTACGAACTGCACCGCCTAACATCGGGGGTACTTATATGACCATATTGGATAAAATCATGGAGACAAAGCGGCAGGAAATCACCGCTTATGAAGAAAGCTATCCGGCCACTG
This is a stretch of genomic DNA from Planococcus maritimus. It encodes these proteins:
- a CDS encoding SDR family NAD(P)-dependent oxidoreductase; its protein translation is MDFSKVKAIVTGGASGLGEATVRHIAESGGRAVIFDLNEERAQAVMADFDEGQVGYIETDVTNALQVEESVGIAVDQLGHINLLVNCAGIATPGKVVSKGQPLAFERFEKVIQVNLVGSFNVLRVVAAAMQGNESNEEGERGVIISTASVAAFEGQIGQAAYSASKGGIVSMTLPIARELARDGIRVLAIAPGLMQTPMFEGLPESTIASLSATVPFPARLGRPVEYAKLVKSIVDNPLLNGEVIRLDGAIRMQPK
- the trpD gene encoding anthranilate phosphoribosyltransferase, which gives rise to MSRAENMNEQTMKQQAIELLEGRMSHQQMTDLLSGLHEKGETADELVGMVRAMREKAVKLPEMTGELVDVCGTGGDKSFSFNISTLTAFVLAGCGMRVAKHGNRSVSSKTGSSDLLEEIGISTQLPLTEIPSLVEQTGIAFLFAPAVHPALGGLREVRKEIGTPTIFNLVGPLANPLPITVQMSGVYRSDMMEPMADALMRLGRKRGAIVHGAGGLDELSLSGTNQLIVFDENGKRSMTVHPHEVGLETAPIEAIRGGDSKRNAEIFQEVISGTPSAYLDTVALNAGTVLYVSGRAASISEGVHQARKSIISGETARVYELHRLTSGVLI
- a CDS encoding acyl-CoA dehydrogenase family protein → MARYRFEEEEHTMFRKSLRKFLEKEAVPYYEQWEKDRLIPKSFWRKLGDMGFLCPQVEEQYGGLGLDFRYGVIIGEEMERVGASLTGVGLHNDITVPYIEAYGTDQQKQDWLPGCISGEYITAIAMTEPGAGSDLASISATAVKDGDHYIVNGQKTFITNGINCTHVLVVVKTDSKAEPKHKGISLLMVEEGTPGFTKGRKLDKVGLHAQDTSELYFEDCRVPTGNLVGEENRGFTYLMEKLQQERLVVALAAQIASEDMLEMTIDYVKSRKAFGKPISAFQNTQFKLVEMATEIELGKAFLESLIEDHMAGKDVVSKVSMAKYWLTETAKKISSDCMQLHGGYGYMEEYKIARRYRDIPVAAIYAGSNEIMKTIIAKRMGL